The proteins below are encoded in one region of Amycolatopsis magusensis:
- a CDS encoding ABC transporter ATP-binding protein, with the protein MTAVVDRPGTAISVDRLAKSFRGPLPRRGVNEALRSCSFDLPVGKVAALVGANGAGKTTLLTVLAGLLAGDDGKVAVAGRTAFVAQEKPVYRHLTALDMLGVGARLNLVWDQDKARRWLDRFRVPLDRPSGRLSGGQRTQVAFAVALGSRPDVLLLDEPLAELDPLVRREVMADLLVEVQESGMTVVLSTHVVGELSGVADHLLLLDDGRLVLAGELDDLLAGHVRCTGPRAEVPPVAGTVIEAKHQERQSSFLVELPAGEVPRGIAEPWTSRPVNVEELVLARLARRGERG; encoded by the coding sequence ATGACCGCCGTGGTGGACCGGCCGGGTACCGCGATCAGCGTGGACCGGCTGGCGAAGAGCTTCCGCGGCCCGCTGCCGCGGCGAGGGGTGAACGAGGCGCTGCGGAGCTGCTCGTTCGACCTGCCGGTGGGCAAGGTGGCCGCGCTCGTCGGCGCGAACGGGGCGGGCAAGACGACGCTGCTCACCGTGCTCGCCGGCCTGCTGGCCGGGGACGACGGGAAGGTGGCTGTCGCCGGGCGGACCGCCTTCGTCGCCCAGGAGAAACCGGTGTACCGGCACCTGACCGCGCTGGACATGCTCGGCGTCGGCGCCCGGCTGAACCTGGTCTGGGACCAGGACAAGGCGCGGAGGTGGCTCGACCGCTTCCGGGTGCCACTGGACCGGCCCAGCGGCAGGTTGTCCGGCGGGCAGCGCACGCAGGTCGCCTTCGCGGTGGCTCTGGGTTCGCGGCCGGACGTGCTGCTGCTCGACGAGCCGCTGGCCGAACTCGACCCGCTGGTCCGCCGCGAGGTGATGGCCGACCTGCTGGTCGAAGTCCAGGAATCCGGGATGACCGTGGTGCTGTCCACGCACGTGGTCGGCGAGCTCAGCGGGGTGGCCGATCACCTGCTGCTGCTCGACGACGGGCGGCTGGTGCTGGCGGGCGAGCTCGACGACCTGCTCGCCGGGCACGTCCGCTGCACCGGGCCGCGGGCGGAGGTGCCACCGGTGGCCGGGACCGTGATCGAGGCCAAGCACCAGGAGCGCCAGTCGAGCTTCCTGGTCGAACTGCCCGCCGGCGAGGTGCCGCGCGGGATCGCCGAGCCGTGGACCTCGCGGCCGGTCAACGTCGAAGAACTGGTGCTGGCGCGGCTGGCGCGGCGAGGGGAACGAGGATGA
- a CDS encoding L,D-transpeptidase family protein, producing MTELPTTCGRARLRAVFAFVALVLVLPLSGCGSADGGGAAAPAVPPPPSPEALAALPEATTFGDLATAPADPSPTIPTGGEVLHPKADAVIYRAPGAEAIARLPVTQVGSPTWVPVVARQGDWAQVLLPTRPNGATGWLHATPESVESAQNDFQVDVDLAEFRLEILEAGKPTGSWSIGIGKPEHPTPTGRAFILASIEESVNTYSPIVLPLSSHSDSHETFGGGPGTVGLHTWPDDSFVGKATSDGCLRVTREALDRLVELPLGTVVLIS from the coding sequence ATGACCGAATTGCCGACCACCTGCGGTCGAGCGCGCCTTCGTGCGGTTTTCGCGTTCGTCGCACTGGTGCTGGTGCTACCGCTCTCGGGCTGCGGCAGCGCCGATGGTGGCGGGGCCGCCGCCCCCGCGGTTCCGCCACCGCCCTCCCCCGAAGCACTCGCCGCGCTGCCCGAGGCCACCACCTTCGGCGACCTCGCCACCGCGCCCGCCGACCCGTCCCCCACCATCCCCACCGGCGGCGAAGTGCTGCACCCCAAGGCCGACGCGGTCATCTACCGCGCACCCGGCGCGGAAGCGATCGCCCGGCTGCCGGTGACCCAGGTGGGCTCGCCGACCTGGGTGCCGGTGGTCGCCCGGCAGGGCGACTGGGCGCAGGTGCTGCTGCCCACCCGCCCCAACGGCGCCACCGGCTGGCTGCACGCCACCCCGGAAAGCGTCGAATCGGCGCAGAACGATTTCCAGGTCGATGTCGACCTCGCCGAATTCCGGCTGGAAATCCTCGAAGCCGGTAAACCCACCGGTTCCTGGAGCATCGGCATCGGGAAACCCGAACACCCCACCCCCACCGGCCGGGCGTTCATCCTCGCTTCCATCGAAGAGAGCGTGAACACCTACAGCCCGATCGTGCTGCCGCTGAGCAGCCATTCCGATTCACACGAAACCTTCGGCGGCGGCCCCGGCACGGTCGGGCTGCACACCTGGCCGGACGACAGCTTCGTCGGCAAGGCCACCAGCGACGGGTGCCTGCGGGTCACCCGCGAGGCACTCGACCGCCTCGTGGAACTCCCGCTCGGCACCGTCGTGCTCATCTCCTGA
- a CDS encoding alkaline phosphatase family protein, translated as MNASVDHVIVLMMENRSFDHLLGFLDHPDPGFESAAGALCPIDPAARRSALVPATADATAALGVDPGHSYEAVRRQIYGNTPALPRMRGFIQSYADSLGRPAPTGLLTRFWRWLTGAPAPIPARATDIMRCLPESRTPVLSQLAKEFAVLTRWFAAVPGETWPNRNFAHAATSDGTVDIEARFYGNRTIFEQLSEADRDWVVYHDGIAQVWAFWKLWTDRRDNFRGMGELLEDIAQDRLPAYSFVEPDHGYGLGPGNSQHPANNTTGDAGFTAGEALIGRIYNALAARPEVFEKTLFLITYDEHGGFFDHVPPRQHLSPLPPAENGFDFRVSGVRVPAVAVSPLIPKGTIDNTFYDHSAIPKTVRNRFAPHLPPLTVRDRDANDLLACLPLLSHPRTDYRPVPLPAQVLAAELPESLNDFEASLLRLGGAVKTRLEQPFHTKTTEEPAFRPDPELAQAAQARHLTPAAGDAIKAVLGHFHAPADS; from the coding sequence GTGAACGCGTCAGTCGACCACGTCATCGTGCTGATGATGGAAAACCGGTCCTTCGACCACCTGCTCGGGTTCCTCGACCACCCCGACCCGGGTTTCGAGTCCGCGGCCGGGGCGCTCTGCCCGATCGACCCCGCGGCACGCCGCTCGGCGCTGGTGCCCGCCACCGCGGACGCGACGGCCGCACTCGGCGTCGACCCCGGACACTCGTACGAAGCCGTCCGGCGGCAGATCTACGGCAACACCCCGGCCCTGCCCCGGATGCGCGGGTTCATCCAGTCCTATGCGGACTCCCTCGGCCGCCCGGCGCCCACGGGTCTCCTCACGCGGTTCTGGCGCTGGCTCACCGGGGCACCGGCGCCGATCCCGGCCCGCGCCACCGACATCATGCGGTGCCTGCCCGAGTCGCGGACCCCGGTCCTGTCCCAGCTGGCCAAGGAATTCGCCGTGCTCACCCGGTGGTTCGCCGCGGTACCCGGGGAAACCTGGCCGAACCGCAACTTCGCGCACGCGGCGACCTCGGACGGCACGGTCGACATCGAGGCCCGGTTCTACGGCAACCGCACGATCTTCGAGCAACTGTCCGAGGCGGACCGGGACTGGGTGGTCTACCACGACGGCATCGCCCAGGTGTGGGCGTTCTGGAAACTGTGGACCGATCGGCGCGACAACTTCCGTGGAATGGGCGAGCTGCTCGAAGACATCGCACAGGACAGGCTGCCGGCCTATTCGTTCGTCGAACCCGATCACGGTTATGGCCTGGGCCCCGGCAACAGTCAGCACCCGGCGAACAACACCACCGGCGATGCCGGGTTCACCGCCGGCGAGGCGCTGATCGGCCGCATCTACAACGCGCTCGCCGCCCGTCCCGAGGTGTTCGAGAAGACCCTTTTCCTGATCACCTACGACGAGCACGGCGGCTTTTTCGACCACGTCCCGCCGCGGCAGCACCTCAGCCCACTGCCTCCGGCGGAGAACGGATTCGACTTCCGGGTCAGCGGGGTCCGGGTGCCCGCGGTCGCGGTTTCCCCGCTCATTCCGAAAGGCACGATCGACAACACTTTTTACGATCATTCAGCCATTCCGAAAACCGTGCGCAACCGGTTCGCGCCACACCTCCCGCCGTTGACCGTCCGTGACCGAGACGCCAACGACCTGCTGGCCTGCCTGCCGCTGCTGTCCCACCCGCGCACCGACTACCGCCCGGTCCCCCTGCCCGCACAGGTGCTGGCCGCCGAGCTCCCCGAGTCGCTGAACGACTTCGAAGCCAGCCTCCTGCGGCTCGGCGGCGCGGTGAAAACGCGCCTGGAGCAGCCTTTCCACACCAAGACGACCGAAGAGCCCGCCTTCCGGCCGGATCCCGAACTGGCCCAGGCCGCTCAGGCCCGGCACCTGACCCCGGCCGCGGGCGACGCGATCAAGGCCGTGCTCGGCCACTTCCACGCACCGGCGGATTCCTGA
- a CDS encoding GntR family transcriptional regulator: MIEFRVDRALGLPAYLQLVRQVREALRLGWLRPGDRLPTVRDVVASSGVNANTVLKAYRELEHAGLVEARQGSGTFVRASLGSVDAAVMAGLRDRLTEWVTAARAAGLEDEDVDALMRAVLAGETDNRVEGA, from the coding sequence GTGATCGAGTTCCGGGTGGACCGGGCGCTCGGCCTCCCCGCGTACCTGCAGCTGGTCCGGCAGGTCAGGGAGGCGCTGCGGCTCGGCTGGCTGCGGCCGGGGGACCGCTTGCCGACGGTGCGGGACGTGGTCGCCAGCAGTGGCGTCAACGCCAACACCGTGCTCAAGGCGTATCGCGAACTGGAGCACGCGGGGCTGGTCGAAGCCCGTCAGGGGTCGGGCACCTTCGTCCGCGCCTCGCTCGGTTCGGTCGACGCCGCGGTGATGGCGGGCCTGCGCGACCGCCTCACCGAATGGGTGACCGCGGCCCGTGCGGCCGGTTTGGAGGACGAGGACGTGGACGCGTTGATGCGAGCGGTGCTCGCGGGGGAGACGGACAACCGAGTGGAGGGCGCATGA
- a CDS encoding tetratricopeptide repeat protein, producing the protein MDAVNADTGPERETPRIFVSYAHDCAEHQEQVLAFCALLTRSGVEVHVDAWYTGQRRDWYAWMHEQIDLADFVVVIASPGYRGAGDGTGACHRNPGVRSEAAELRDRLHQDRETWVRKLFPVVLPGRSIDEIPRFLQPRCADHFLVAELTEAGIEELLRLFHGVPTHPRPELGPRPGLLPVPGTAPQPLLATTVTLPRDIPAFTGRADQLDELITPDGRAADSVTIYAIDGMPGVGKTAFAVHLAHQLAADYPDGLYFFDLHGHCAAQRPVDPADALQALLLGCGVAAEQIPAGLDERAGMWRDRMAGKRVLLLLDDAANHDQVRPLLPGAPGVLVVLTSRQRLAGLDDLHPLTLGLLPIDESVAMFSRLTRTPSSGHHPDAVARLMRLCGRLPLAIALTAGRLRSHPSWTVDYLAEQLTGSRDRLGELFAGSRSVRAAFELSYRDLTPGQQRLFRRLGLHLGTEFDLYAAAALDDADPDETRFNLDALYLNHLVEEPSPGRYRQHDLIRQYAVSLAGEDAAAVARLLGYYAHTAAEAGAAMAAHRKPPYVIAFERPATMPDLSSDRRAAEWLATELANFTVCVDHAAMHGYAEYAISLSHALHPFLRRHGHWDRALEIHQTAAQVAHRKGCAAGEAWALTDFGAMQLLTGDYEPAMTNLTRACELFGELGDPLGHAQALTELGRAHYRRGDYPAAIANLTHALKLFDEHRERLGTGHVLTELGHVYYRVENFDAATTCLTEAYTLFGKLGHHLGQAHSLDRLANVRGRSGDYAEAGAGVTRAYHLYLELGDRQGLAHTLATMGRLQHRTGNFDMAMEHHRHAYGCYRKLGDRLGQAQSLNNLGRVLHSVGEYEDAVQKHHRALALHTELGDRIGRAHSLCNLGRTAVALEDYPASITCLSEAYEIYREVGSPNGQANALTYLGGARHATADIDGALAALGQARQLFGGDRAGHAEVLCRLGSIHLDLGDLAAAEGYFTEGLDIAAEIGAVMSIADAQSGLGRCLVIMGRVEEGHALLGDAVATYRRLGLLGRACFLSGWKHETPSGPGLEDRTLDSEEDP; encoded by the coding sequence GTGGACGCCGTGAACGCGGACACCGGCCCGGAACGGGAAACACCACGAATATTCGTTTCCTATGCGCACGATTGCGCCGAGCACCAGGAACAGGTGCTCGCGTTCTGCGCACTGCTGACCCGTTCCGGCGTCGAAGTGCACGTCGACGCCTGGTACACCGGACAGCGCCGGGATTGGTACGCCTGGATGCACGAGCAGATCGATCTCGCCGACTTCGTGGTGGTGATCGCGTCGCCCGGATATCGGGGAGCGGGGGACGGGACCGGCGCATGCCACCGCAATCCCGGCGTCCGCAGCGAGGCCGCCGAACTGCGCGACCGGCTGCACCAGGATCGCGAAACCTGGGTGCGGAAACTGTTCCCGGTCGTACTGCCCGGTCGGTCGATCGACGAAATCCCGCGCTTTCTGCAACCGCGCTGCGCCGACCATTTCCTGGTCGCCGAACTCACCGAGGCCGGGATCGAAGAACTGCTGCGGCTGTTCCACGGCGTGCCCACGCACCCGCGCCCGGAACTGGGCCCGCGCCCCGGCCTGCTGCCGGTCCCGGGCACCGCGCCGCAACCGCTGCTGGCCACCACGGTCACCCTGCCGCGGGACATCCCCGCCTTCACCGGCCGGGCGGACCAGCTCGACGAACTGATCACCCCGGACGGGCGCGCCGCCGACTCGGTGACCATCTACGCCATCGACGGCATGCCCGGCGTCGGCAAAACCGCCTTTGCCGTCCACCTGGCCCACCAGCTGGCCGCCGACTACCCCGACGGCCTCTACTTCTTCGACCTGCACGGGCACTGCGCCGCCCAGCGCCCGGTCGATCCCGCCGACGCGCTGCAGGCCCTGCTGCTGGGCTGCGGGGTGGCCGCCGAGCAGATCCCGGCGGGGCTGGACGAACGCGCCGGCATGTGGCGCGACCGGATGGCGGGCAAGCGGGTGCTGCTCCTGCTGGACGACGCGGCCAACCACGACCAGGTGCGCCCGCTGCTGCCGGGCGCGCCGGGCGTGCTGGTGGTGCTCACCAGCCGCCAGCGGCTCGCCGGGCTCGACGACCTGCACCCGCTCACCCTGGGCCTGCTGCCGATCGACGAGTCCGTGGCGATGTTCTCCCGCCTGACCAGGACCCCGTCCAGCGGGCACCACCCCGACGCGGTGGCCCGGCTGATGCGGTTGTGCGGGCGGCTGCCGCTGGCCATCGCGCTGACCGCCGGGCGGCTGCGCAGCCACCCCAGCTGGACGGTGGACTACCTCGCCGAGCAGCTGACCGGGTCCCGCGACCGGCTGGGCGAGCTGTTCGCGGGCAGCCGGTCGGTCCGCGCCGCCTTCGAGCTGTCCTACCGGGACCTCACGCCCGGCCAGCAGCGCCTGTTCCGCCGCCTCGGCCTGCACCTGGGCACCGAGTTCGACCTCTACGCCGCCGCCGCGCTGGACGACGCCGACCCGGACGAAACCCGGTTCAACCTCGACGCGCTCTACCTGAACCACCTGGTCGAGGAGCCGAGCCCGGGCCGCTACCGGCAGCACGACCTGATCCGGCAGTACGCGGTGTCGCTGGCAGGCGAGGACGCCGCCGCGGTGGCCCGCCTGCTCGGGTACTACGCCCACACCGCGGCCGAAGCCGGGGCGGCCATGGCCGCGCACCGCAAACCGCCGTACGTCATCGCCTTCGAGCGGCCCGCCACGATGCCCGACCTGAGTTCCGACCGGCGCGCCGCCGAATGGCTGGCCACCGAGCTGGCCAACTTCACCGTCTGCGTGGACCACGCGGCGATGCACGGGTACGCCGAGTACGCGATCAGCCTCTCGCACGCGCTGCACCCGTTCCTGCGCCGTCACGGGCACTGGGACCGTGCGCTGGAAATCCACCAAACCGCGGCTCAGGTGGCGCACCGCAAGGGTTGCGCCGCGGGTGAGGCGTGGGCGCTGACCGACTTCGGCGCCATGCAGCTGCTCACCGGCGACTACGAACCGGCGATGACGAACCTGACGCGCGCCTGCGAGCTGTTCGGCGAACTCGGTGATCCGCTCGGGCACGCCCAGGCGCTGACCGAACTGGGCCGCGCGCACTACCGGCGGGGCGACTACCCGGCGGCCATCGCCAACCTGACCCACGCGCTCAAGCTCTTCGACGAGCACCGCGAACGGCTGGGCACCGGGCACGTGCTCACCGAACTGGGGCACGTCTACTACCGCGTGGAGAACTTCGACGCCGCGACCACCTGCCTGACCGAGGCCTACACGCTGTTCGGCAAGCTCGGGCACCACCTCGGGCAGGCGCACTCGCTGGACCGGCTGGCCAACGTGCGGGGCCGCAGCGGCGACTACGCCGAGGCGGGCGCCGGGGTCACCCGGGCCTACCACCTCTACCTGGAGCTGGGTGATCGCCAGGGCCTGGCGCACACGCTGGCCACCATGGGACGGCTGCAGCACCGCACCGGCAACTTCGACATGGCGATGGAGCACCACCGCCACGCCTACGGGTGCTACCGCAAGCTCGGTGACCGGCTGGGGCAGGCGCAGTCGCTGAACAACCTCGGCCGGGTCCTGCACTCGGTCGGCGAATACGAGGACGCCGTGCAGAAGCACCACCGGGCGCTCGCGCTGCACACCGAACTGGGCGACCGCATCGGCCGGGCGCATTCGCTGTGCAACCTCGGCCGGACGGCGGTCGCGCTCGAGGACTACCCGGCGTCGATCACCTGCCTGAGCGAGGCGTACGAGATCTACCGCGAGGTCGGCTCCCCCAACGGCCAGGCCAACGCGCTGACCTACCTGGGCGGGGCGCGGCACGCGACCGCCGACATCGACGGCGCGCTCGCGGCACTGGGCCAGGCGCGGCAGCTGTTCGGCGGCGACCGGGCCGGGCACGCCGAGGTGCTGTGCCGGCTGGGCAGCATCCACCTCGACCTGGGCGACCTCGCCGCGGCCGAGGGCTACTTCACCGAGGGGCTCGACATCGCCGCGGAGATCGGCGCGGTGATGTCCATCGCGGACGCCCAGTCCGGGCTCGGGCGGTGCCTGGTGATCATGGGCCGCGTCGAGGAAGGCCACGCCCTGCTGGGGGACGCGGTGGCCACCTACCGGCGGCTCGGCCTGCTCGGCCGTGCCTGTTTCCTGTCCGGCTGGAAACACGAAACCCCTTCTGGGCCGGGCCTCGAAGACCGCACGCTGGACTCGGAAGAAGATCCGTAA
- a CDS encoding helix-turn-helix domain-containing protein, with translation MAGDPAFGAELRRLRQAAGLSLTELASRVHYSKGYLSKVETGVANPNTALAALCDTELGSGGTLAALVPIAAPPESALSTLPPATAQFVGRTTELASIEAALREPVFGGPSVCVVHGMAGVGKTALALRAAHRIQGDFAGGTLFLDLRGHTPGAAPVSAGEALDRFLRLLGVRGERIPAHTDDRAALFRDRTRGRALLLVLDNARSAEQVRLLVPAEQACRVLVTSRHHLAALDEASHVALDLPSPDEAAALFRAVCARDETSPEVDSVVERCGRLPLAVRIAAAKLRSRPSWRVADLNRRLADEPARIAALDDGERDVAAAFRVSYDDLPAPRRRLLALLTLYPGADLGHWCAAALAGGEVEDALEHLLASNLLSELDGRYRMHDLLRTFVRAQAETEISDRERDAALLRLLEAALFSAVRADQFIAPQRFRPDFAFTDKPREPEIHDEAGAISWLREEWPHLVALCLLAGDRGFHSHCWKLAFTLRGYFFLAKLWDPWLRTCKRAAASAHADGDAWAEATTLNNLGMAFSDRGDLDDAADSYRRALALYSRLDDQHGVHTGLSNLAWVEHYRGNHDAALDGLRTARDFYQRTGSDRNAAITTRGLAIVKTALADYAGALGDLAFALSVFDRLGLDMDAAMALNAEARIHHLTGHLTEASATYLAARDRSLECGSTYEAARAETGLGNVAHDDRRPKDAADHWTRAADLHPTLDPVMVPEAHTHQTTQTP, from the coding sequence ATGGCCGGCGATCCGGCGTTCGGCGCGGAACTGCGCAGGCTGCGGCAGGCAGCCGGGTTGTCGCTGACCGAACTCGCGTCCCGGGTGCACTACAGCAAGGGCTACCTGAGCAAGGTCGAAACCGGGGTGGCGAACCCGAACACCGCGCTGGCGGCGTTGTGCGACACCGAACTCGGCTCGGGTGGCACGCTGGCCGCGCTGGTGCCCATCGCGGCGCCACCGGAGTCCGCGTTGTCCACTCTGCCCCCGGCCACCGCGCAGTTCGTCGGGCGCACCACCGAGCTCGCTTCGATCGAGGCAGCGCTGCGAGAGCCGGTTTTCGGCGGGCCGTCGGTGTGCGTGGTGCACGGCATGGCGGGGGTGGGCAAGACCGCGCTCGCTTTGCGGGCGGCACACCGAATCCAGGGCGACTTCGCCGGGGGCACGCTGTTCCTGGACCTTCGCGGGCACACACCGGGTGCCGCACCGGTCAGCGCGGGCGAGGCACTGGACCGGTTCCTGCGCCTGCTCGGTGTGCGCGGCGAGCGGATTCCCGCCCACACCGACGATCGGGCCGCGCTCTTCCGCGACCGCACCCGTGGCCGGGCGCTGCTCCTGGTGCTGGACAACGCCCGCAGCGCCGAACAGGTCCGGCTGCTGGTGCCCGCGGAACAGGCTTGCCGCGTGCTGGTGACCAGCCGTCATCACTTGGCGGCGCTGGACGAGGCGAGCCACGTCGCGCTCGACCTGCCGTCACCGGACGAAGCCGCCGCCCTGTTCCGCGCGGTCTGCGCCAGGGACGAGACGAGCCCCGAGGTCGACTCGGTCGTCGAGCGCTGCGGCAGGCTCCCGCTGGCTGTCCGGATCGCCGCGGCCAAACTGCGCTCGCGGCCGTCGTGGCGGGTGGCCGACCTGAACCGGCGCCTGGCCGACGAACCCGCGCGGATCGCCGCCCTCGACGACGGCGAGCGTGACGTCGCGGCTGCTTTCCGCGTGTCCTACGACGACCTTCCGGCGCCACGGCGGCGCCTGCTCGCGCTGCTCACCCTCTACCCCGGGGCCGACCTCGGTCACTGGTGCGCCGCCGCGCTGGCGGGCGGCGAGGTGGAGGACGCGCTGGAGCACCTGCTGGCCAGCAACCTCCTCAGCGAACTCGACGGGCGGTACCGCATGCACGACCTGCTCCGGACCTTCGTCCGCGCCCAGGCCGAAACCGAAATCAGCGACCGGGAACGGGACGCCGCGCTGCTCCGCCTGCTGGAAGCGGCCCTGTTCTCCGCGGTCCGCGCCGACCAGTTCATTGCCCCGCAACGCTTCCGCCCGGACTTCGCTTTCACGGATAAGCCCAGGGAGCCGGAGATCCACGACGAAGCCGGTGCCATTTCCTGGCTGCGTGAGGAATGGCCGCACCTGGTGGCCCTGTGCCTGCTGGCCGGTGACCGCGGTTTCCACTCGCACTGCTGGAAACTCGCGTTCACGCTGCGGGGCTATTTCTTCCTCGCGAAGTTGTGGGACCCCTGGCTCCGGACCTGCAAGCGGGCAGCCGCCTCCGCCCACGCGGACGGCGATGCCTGGGCCGAGGCGACCACCTTGAACAACCTCGGCATGGCCTTCAGCGACCGAGGCGACCTGGACGACGCCGCCGACAGCTACCGCCGCGCACTCGCGCTCTATTCGCGTTTGGACGATCAACACGGTGTCCACACTGGACTGAGCAACCTCGCGTGGGTCGAACACTACCGAGGCAACCACGACGCGGCGCTGGATGGCCTGCGCACGGCCCGTGACTTCTACCAGCGCACCGGCAGCGACCGCAACGCCGCCATTACGACGCGTGGCCTGGCGATCGTGAAAACCGCACTGGCCGACTACGCGGGCGCCTTGGGGGACCTCGCTTTCGCCCTCTCGGTTTTCGACCGCCTCGGCTTGGACATGGACGCCGCCATGGCCTTGAACGCCGAGGCGCGGATCCACCACCTGACCGGCCACCTGACCGAGGCGAGCGCCACCTACCTCGCCGCGCGCGACCGCAGCCTGGAATGCGGCAGCACCTATGAAGCCGCCCGCGCCGAAACCGGCCTGGGCAAC
- a CDS encoding ABC transporter permease subunit, with product MSVITESTEPRTRSRVGWPDLLWVTWRQHRALLLTSILLTLVGIALALSMTGLLASRNQPMVSLLGFDALTTPARWVLLAEQGFGVFIAVFWAAPLVSAEYERRTNLLAWSQDVSPLRWLTGKVALLLPMALVLAGAVGFAGKVVADHYHHDDNFRQFDAAVFEASPLLQVGFAGFGFALGLALSVITRRTVLSMALTLGIFAVVRFALIPARPYYLTPERDFHPIGQPGWLVTEHDIWLDAGYLNTAGEQLEFPPVCQNLGSGVPGGRDECLRGQGIVGVYYDYQPAGRVPVFQLIEFGVYAALAALLFVVTWRVVRRVQG from the coding sequence ATGAGCGTGATCACCGAAAGCACCGAGCCGCGGACGCGGAGCCGAGTCGGCTGGCCGGACCTGCTCTGGGTGACCTGGCGGCAACACCGCGCGCTGCTGCTCACCTCGATCCTGCTGACCCTGGTGGGGATCGCGCTGGCCCTGTCGATGACCGGGCTGCTCGCGTCCAGGAACCAGCCGATGGTGTCCCTCCTCGGCTTCGACGCGCTGACCACACCGGCGCGGTGGGTGCTGCTGGCCGAGCAGGGGTTCGGCGTGTTCATCGCGGTGTTCTGGGCGGCCCCCCTGGTCTCCGCGGAGTACGAGCGGCGGACGAACCTGCTCGCGTGGAGCCAGGACGTGTCGCCGCTGCGCTGGCTCACCGGCAAGGTCGCGCTGTTGCTGCCGATGGCGCTGGTGCTGGCCGGTGCGGTCGGGTTCGCCGGGAAGGTGGTGGCCGACCACTACCACCACGACGACAACTTCCGGCAGTTCGACGCGGCGGTCTTCGAGGCCTCACCACTGCTCCAGGTGGGTTTCGCGGGGTTCGGCTTCGCGCTCGGGCTGGCGTTGAGCGTGATCACCCGCCGCACGGTGCTGTCCATGGCGCTGACACTGGGGATCTTCGCGGTGGTCCGGTTCGCGCTGATCCCGGCCCGCCCGTACTACCTGACGCCCGAGCGCGACTTCCACCCGATCGGCCAGCCTGGCTGGCTGGTCACCGAGCACGACATCTGGCTCGACGCGGGTTACCTGAACACCGCCGGTGAGCAGCTCGAGTTCCCGCCGGTGTGCCAGAACCTGGGCTCCGGCGTGCCAGGCGGGCGTGATGAGTGCCTACGGGGACAGGGCATCGTGGGTGTCTACTACGACTACCAGCCGGCTGGACGGGTGCCGGTGTTCCAGCTCATCGAGTTCGGCGTCTACGCCGCGCTGGCGGCGTTGCTGTTCGTGGTGACCTGGCGGGTGGTCCGGCGGGTGCAAGGCTAG
- a CDS encoding choice-of-anchor P family protein — protein sequence MSPRTTGVLACAVAAGLALTASPASATPAESAYAIAAAGLAKIPRTPSIAGPGQESLASVALPDAGPSLVSAKALNAEVKPSHAKSSVAGLALDLGVLPGAAALPGLSAEVVKAECREGKGSVSIANLKVGGKAVKLDQVPPNTTVPLAPLLELVVNKQAKNDDGTLTVTAVSAKLLGKAQSLDIASATCAKAGAGGPEPSTPPKPAGDKPQAGGKAPKPTPVPAHLDVTG from the coding sequence TTGTCCCCACGCACTACCGGTGTGCTCGCCTGCGCGGTGGCGGCCGGACTGGCCCTCACCGCTTCGCCCGCCTCGGCCACCCCGGCCGAGTCCGCGTACGCGATCGCCGCGGCCGGACTGGCCAAGATCCCCCGCACACCGTCGATCGCCGGGCCCGGGCAGGAGTCGCTCGCCTCGGTGGCGCTGCCGGATGCCGGGCCGTCGCTGGTCAGCGCGAAGGCGCTCAACGCCGAAGTGAAGCCTTCGCACGCCAAGTCCAGCGTCGCGGGCCTCGCCCTCGACCTCGGCGTGCTCCCCGGCGCGGCGGCCCTGCCCGGGCTGAGCGCCGAGGTGGTCAAGGCCGAGTGCCGCGAGGGCAAGGGTTCGGTGTCGATCGCGAACCTGAAGGTCGGCGGCAAGGCGGTCAAGCTGGACCAGGTGCCGCCGAACACCACCGTGCCGCTGGCCCCGCTGCTGGAACTGGTGGTGAACAAGCAGGCCAAGAACGACGACGGCACCCTCACCGTGACCGCGGTGTCGGCGAAGCTGCTCGGCAAGGCCCAGTCGCTCGACATCGCCTCGGCCACCTGCGCCAAGGCCGGTGCCGGCGGTCCCGAGCCGAGCACACCCCCCAAGCCGGCCGGCGACAAGCCGCAGGCGGGCGGCAAGGCACCGAAACCGACCCCGGTGCCCGCCCACCTCGACGTCACCGGCTGA